One window from the genome of Strix aluco isolate bStrAlu1 chromosome 28, bStrAlu1.hap1, whole genome shotgun sequence encodes:
- the SEMA4C gene encoding semaphorin-4C, which translates to MAPHRLLALASLLALATAATAPGSSWSAVPRKTVPYAELKDAAKRFSQGGVSHYLTLTLDEAEALLYVGAREAVFALATGTVELKAAISWEAPVDKKAECIQKGKNNQTDCFNYVRFLQSYNSSHLYACGTYAFQPKCTYIELSGFTLDQVAFEDGKGKCPYDPTKGHTGLIVDGELYSATFNNFLGTEPVILRNLGPHYSMKTEYLTSWLNEPHFVASAYVQESAASSTGDDDKVYFFFSERAVEYDCYAEQVVARVARVCKGDVGGARTLQKKWTTFLKARLVCSAPEQQLHFNRLQAVFTLPGADWQDTTFFGVFQARWGDVDVSAICRYHILEVKKAFEGPYKEYREQAQKWGRYSDEVPSPRPGACITDWHRQNGFASSLELPDNTLNFAKKHPLMDEPILPHRGRPLLLKKDANFTQLVVDRVPGLDGAVYEVLFIGTGDGWVHKALNLGARVHLVEELQVFEPAQPVESLVLAGRKKLLFAGSRFQVAQLPLADCGRYQSCTDCVLARDPYCAWSHNASLCVRTDGLNGSQLVQDVLSSDTRACTLPQVAKQGPITPKNVTVVAGTDLVLTCRLGSNLAQALWTFEGRALAAEQALVLRDARLRALVVPGAGAQHSGTYRCFSEEQGARLGGEVYRVAVLAGAGVPLETRAPLESLGLVWVVAVCLGALCLVLVLVVLSLWRRLREELGKGAKAIESTLVYPIELPKEPPSPRFVPSAASDSDEKLWDPASYYYSDGSLKIVPGHATCRNGGPPGAASPPNAIPGQPLHSPTRIHLGPLRGSSSNGYIRLALGAEERPPCADLAEELRRKLQQRQPLPDSNPEESSV; encoded by the exons ATGGCCCCCCACCGGCTGCTGGCCCTCGCCTCGCTGCTGGCCCTCGCCACCGCTGCCACCGCCCCGGGGTCCTCGTGGAGCGCCGTGCCCCGAAAAACTGTCCCCTACGCGG AGCTGAAGGACGCGGCCAAGCGCTTCTCGCAGGGGGGGGTCTCGCACTACCTGACGCTGACGCTGGACGAGGCCGAGGCGCTGCTCTACGTGGGCGCCCGCGAGGCCGTTTTCGCCCTGGCCACCGGCACCGTGGAGCTCAAGGCGGCG aTCTCCTGGGAAGCCCCTGTGGATAAGAAAGCTGAGTGCATCCAGAAGGGCAAGAACAACCAG accGACTGCTTCAACTACGTGCGCTTCCTGCAGAGCTACAACAGCTCTCACCTCTACGCCTGCGGCACTTACGCCTTCCAGCCCAAGTGCACCTACATC GAACTGTCTGGCTTCACCCTGGACCAAGTGGCTTTTGAGGACGGCAAGGGGAAGTGTCCGTACGACCCCACCAAGGGACACACCGGCCTCATCGTGG ACGGGGAGCTGTACTCGGCCACCTTCAACAACTTCCTGGGCACGGAGCCCGTCATCCTCCGCAACCTGGGCCCCCACTACTCCATGAAGACGGAGTATCTCACCTCCTGGCTGAACG aGCCCCACTTCGTGGCTTCAGCTTACGTGCAGGAGAGCGCGGCCAGCAGCACCGGGGATGACGACAAGGTTTACTTCTTCTTCAGCGAGCGGGCGGTGGAGTACGACTGCTACGCGGAGCAAGTGGTGGCCCGCGTGGCGCGGGTCTGCAAG GGGGACGTCGGCGGTGCCCGGACGCTGCAGAAGAAGTGGACGACCTTCCTGAAGGCTCGTTTGGTGTGTTCGGCGCCTGAGCAGCAGCTCCATTTCAACCGCCTCCAGGCTGTCTTCACCCTGCCAGGAGCCGATTGGCAGGACACCACTTTTTTCGGCGTCTTCCAGGCCCGCTG GGGGGACGTGGATGTCTCGGCGATTTGCCGCTACCACATCCTGGAGGTGAAGAAAGCGTTTGAGGGACCCTACAAGGAATACCGGGAGCAGGCGCAGAAGTGGGGCCGGTACTCGGATGAGGTGCCGAGCCCCCGTCCTGGCGCG TGCATCACCGACTGGCACCGTCAGAACGGCTTCGCCAGCTCCCTCGAGCTGCCCGACAACACCCTCAACTTCGCCAAGAAGCACCCGCTGATGGACGAGCCCATCCTGCCTCACCGCGGGCGCCCGCTTCTCCTCAAAAAAGATGCCAACTTCACCCAGCTGGTGGTAGATCGAGTGCCCGGGCTGGACGGCGCCGTCTACGAGGTGCTTTTCATCGGCACAG GTGACGGCTGGGTGCACAAGGCACTGAACCTGGGTGCTCGTGTCCATCTGGTTGAGGAGCTGCAGGTTTTTGAGCCGGcgcagcctgtggagagcctggtCCTGGCCGGGCGGAAG AAGCTGCTCTTTGCCGGCTCCCGTTTCCAAGTGGCCCAGTTGCCCCTGGCTGACTGCGGCCGCTACCAGTCGTGCACGGACTGTGTCCTCGCCCGGGATCCCTACTGCGCCTGGAGCCACAACGCCAGCCTCTGCGTCCGCACCGACGGCCTCAACGG gtccCAGCTGGTCCAGGACGTGCTGAGCTCCGACACCCGCGCCTGCACCCTGCCGCAGGTGGCCAAGCAAG GGCCCATCACCCCTAAAAACGTGACGGTGGTGGCGGGCACCGACCTGGTGCTGACGTGCCGTTTGGGTTCCAACCTGGCGCAGGCGCTGTGGACCTTCGAGGGGCGGGCGCTGGCGGCCGAGCAGGCGCTGGTGCTGCGCGACGCTCGCCTGCGAGCTCTGGTGGTGCCGGGTGCCGGGGCGCAGCACAGCGGCACGTACCGTTGCTTTTCGGAGGAACAGGGCGCCCGTTTGGGCGGGGAGGTGTATCGCGTGGCGGTGTTGGCCGGCGCCGGGGTGCCGCTGGAAACGCGGGCGCCGCTGGAGAGCCTGGGGCTGGTGTGGGTGGTGGCCGTGTGCCTGGGCGCCCTGtgcctggtgctggtgctggtggtgctcTCGCTTTGGCGGCGGTTGCGGGAAGAGCTCGGCAAAGGCGCCAAAGCCATCGAGAGCACCCTGGTGTATCCCATCGAGCTGCCCAAGGAGCCCCCCAGTCCCCGTTTCGTGCCCAGCGCCGCCTCCGACTCGGATGAGAAGCTCTGGGACCCGGCTAGCTACTACTACTCGGACGGCTCGCTTAAAATCGTGCCGGGTCACGCCACTTGCCGTAACGGCGGCCCCCCCGGCGCCGCTTCGCCGCCCAACGCCATTCCCGGCCAACCCCTTCACTCGCCCACCCGCATCCACCTGGGTCCCCTGCGCGGTTCTTCCTCCAACGGCTACATCCGCCTGGCGCTGGGTGCCGAAGAGCGGCCGCCTTGCGCCGATTTAGCCGAGGAGTTGCGGCGTAAACTGCAGCAGCGTCAGCCCCTGCCCGACTCCAACCCCGAGGAGTCGTCGGTTTGA